A region of Vitis riparia cultivar Riparia Gloire de Montpellier isolate 1030 chromosome 1, EGFV_Vit.rip_1.0, whole genome shotgun sequence DNA encodes the following proteins:
- the LOC117916596 gene encoding uncharacterized protein LOC117916596, translated as MSNAYVTGFRTIHHKAASPFPPCKLHGNGIFRTFSTCTSLFNSSTPPLIIRSPSSLVLASSQIVPSNLPQRSEEWFALRRDKLTTSTFSTALGFWKGNRRHELWHEKVFASDVQSIEASRNSAMEWGMLNEAAAIEQYKSITGRDVSLLGFAIHSEEQFNWLGASPDGLLGCFPGGGILEVKCPYNKGKPEMGLPWSTMPFYYMPQVQGQMEIMGREWVDLYCWTPNGSTIFHVCRDRSYWELIHGILREFWWENVVPAREALLLGKEEEARLYKPASTHKQTGLVISKSIKLAAESKLSCREIASHIEFFR; from the coding sequence ATGAGCAATGCCTATGTCACTGGGTTTCGTACCATTCACCATAAAGCAGCATCGCCATTTCCTCCGTGCAAGTTGCATGGAAATGGAATTTTCAGAACCTTCTCCACATGCACCTCGCTGTTTAACTCCTCAACTCCCCCGCTCATCATTCGATCCCCTTCATCACTTGTGTTGGCATCTTCCCAGATTGTCCCATCTAATCTGCCACAGCGCTCAGAAGAATGGTTTGCCCTGCGCAGGGACAAGCTGACAACAAGCACTTTCAGCACTGCACTGGGCTTTTGGAAAGGCAACCGTCGTCATGAACTCTGGCATGAGAAAGTATTTGCATCAGATGTACAATCCATAGAAGCCTCTAGAAATAGTGCCATGGAGTGGGGCATGCTCAATGAAGCAGCAGCTATAGAGCAGTACAAAAGCATCACAGGTCGTGATGTGAGCTTGTTAGGGTTCGCGATCCATTCAGAGGAGCAATTCAATTGGCTTGGTGCTTCCCCAGATGGTCTTCTTGGGTGCTTCCCAGGTGGTGGTATCCTAGAAGTGAAGTGCCCATATAACAAAGGGAAGCCTGAGATGGGTCTTCCCTGGTCTACTATGCCTTTCTATTACATGCCTCAGGTGCAGGGTCAAATGGAGATAATGGGTAGAGAATGGGTTGATCTGTATTGCTGGACACCAAATGGGAGCACAATATTCCATGTATGTAGAGACCGCAGTTACTGGGAGCTGATACATGGAATTTTACGCGAGTTCTGGTGGGAAAATGTGGTCCCTGCTAGGGAAGCTCTATTGCTGGGGAAGGAGGAGGAGGCCAGGTTGTATAAACCAGCATCAACACACAAACAGACAGGACTGGTGATTAGTAAGAGCATAAAGTTGGCTGCTGAGTCTAAATTGTCGTGCAGAGAGATTGCGAGTCATATCGAATTTTTCAGATGA
- the LOC117916612 gene encoding protein PLASTID TRANSCRIPTIONALLY ACTIVE 7 isoform X1, with protein sequence MALSSLPFVCSSPAPRIAVGAGNSWPLSFSVRSQQVISQLQRDGHGRRVWRRRKLTKKDDMLRYKMDRIPFLEEKVRKIQEGGKLLTMDIERLLLSEDNRFDFVNEVAAEAKEYVENNRDEYGGNKKAILHVLSNRVNDAGFYRPDAYMESEPYKPGPGYLKEIET encoded by the exons ATGGCGCTCTCTTCTCTGCCCTTCGTTTGCTCATCACCTGCTCCT AGGATAGCGGTGGGAGCTGGAAATTCATGGCCTCTTAGCTTCTCCGTCAGGTCACAG CAGGTAATTTCACAATTGCAACGCGATGGTCATGGTCGGCGTGTATGGCGGCGAAGAAAATTG ACAAAGAAGGATGATATGTTGCGATACAAAATGGATAGAATCCCTTTCCTTGAGGAGAAGGTAAGGAAGATACAGGAAGGGGGAAAGCTCTTGACAATGGATATCGAGAGATTATTATTATCAGAGGACAACCGCTTTGATTTTGTGAATGAAGTAGCTGCTGAAGCCAAAGAGTATGTTGAAAACAATAGGGATGAGTATGGGGGGAACAAGAAAGCCATCCTCCACGTGCTCAGTAACCGTGTGAATGATGCTGGGTTTTATCGCCCAGATGCGTACATGGAATCTGAACCCTACAAGCCCGGGCCTGGTTAtctaaaagaaatagaaacatAA
- the LOC117916612 gene encoding protein PLASTID TRANSCRIPTIONALLY ACTIVE 7 isoform X2 — translation MALSSLPFVCSSPAPRIAVGAGNSWPLSFSVRSQVISQLQRDGHGRRVWRRRKLTKKDDMLRYKMDRIPFLEEKVRKIQEGGKLLTMDIERLLLSEDNRFDFVNEVAAEAKEYVENNRDEYGGNKKAILHVLSNRVNDAGFYRPDAYMESEPYKPGPGYLKEIET, via the exons ATGGCGCTCTCTTCTCTGCCCTTCGTTTGCTCATCACCTGCTCCT AGGATAGCGGTGGGAGCTGGAAATTCATGGCCTCTTAGCTTCTCCGTCAGGTCACAG GTAATTTCACAATTGCAACGCGATGGTCATGGTCGGCGTGTATGGCGGCGAAGAAAATTG ACAAAGAAGGATGATATGTTGCGATACAAAATGGATAGAATCCCTTTCCTTGAGGAGAAGGTAAGGAAGATACAGGAAGGGGGAAAGCTCTTGACAATGGATATCGAGAGATTATTATTATCAGAGGACAACCGCTTTGATTTTGTGAATGAAGTAGCTGCTGAAGCCAAAGAGTATGTTGAAAACAATAGGGATGAGTATGGGGGGAACAAGAAAGCCATCCTCCACGTGCTCAGTAACCGTGTGAATGATGCTGGGTTTTATCGCCCAGATGCGTACATGGAATCTGAACCCTACAAGCCCGGGCCTGGTTAtctaaaagaaatagaaacatAA
- the LOC117922698 gene encoding F-box protein SKIP14 produces the protein MALNFSHRPIFPAHLAEDNLVSPIRIANGYLVEGILDKNGDGFCKPWHSNREVADCFDYGRDRDDRGGSQQESVSNDILDLLPSDPFGMDISTTFTAITGWLEDLEVDYGGYGTDEIGTSQGNYELFAGLNFIWNNAMRFQALPGKAWLDDKSDIACGFGGCTEEKEVADPSYNCRFGPIGVVEDVLSSGNENVCGASCQAEEFREFNGSCYDGDGAAPHAAVSFALGYLGLRDLLSVEGVCRSLRATVQSDPLLWRSIHVDQPLNERITDDILLQLTRRAQGNLQCLHLVECPRITDDGLKRVLESNPRLTKLCVPGCTRLSIEGVVNMLRAFQSTGTPGIKHLRIGGLYGVAHKHFEELKLLLGIDIHEQKNAHKPHFYNRGNFYLLGDDDRAIDIETCPRCQNLRLVYDCPADGCQVKENAAQVCRACTLCIARCVQCGRCINDGEYEETFCLEWLCSDCFKQQPQCQETSNLCLHG, from the exons ATGGCATTAAATTTTTCGCACCGTCCGATCTTCCCGGCGCATTTGGCCGAAGACAATTTGGTTTCGCCCATTAGGATTGCTAATGGGTATCTTGTGGAGGGGATACTAGATAAGAATGGAGATGGGTTCTGTAAGCCGTGGCATTCGAATAGGGAGGTTGCAGATTGCTTTGATTATGGGAGGGATAGAGATGATAGGGGTGGCTCGCAACAGGAGTCAGTGTCGAATGATATTCTTGATCTTTTGCCTTCAGATCCCTTCGGGATGGATATAAGCACTACTTTCACGGCAATTACTGGTTGGCTTGAAGATTTGGAGGTAGATTATGGTGGGTACGGAACAGATGAGATTGGAACGAGTCAGGGGAATTATGAGTTGTTCGCTGGATTGAATTTTATATGGAACAATGCTATGAGATTCCAGGCATTGCCTGGGAAAGCATGGTTGGATGATAAATCTGATATAGCATGTGGGTTTGGTGGGTGCACTGAGGAAAAGGAAGTGGCTGACCCATCTTACAATTGTAGGTTTGGGCCAATCGGTGTTGTGGAAGATGTTCTGAGTTCTGGGAATGAAAATGTTTGTGGTGCCAGCTGTCAAGCTGAAGAATTCCGGGAGTTTAATGGAAGTTGTTATGATGGAGATGGGGCAGCTCCTCATGCAGCTGTTTCTTTTGCCCTTGGTTATCTAGGTTTGAGGGACCTACTTTCTGTTGAAGGGGTTTGTAGATCTCTGCGAGCTACAGTTCAAAGTGATCCCCTTTTGTGGAGGAGTATCCATGTAGACCAGCCATTGAACGAGAGGATTACAGATGATATTCTTTTACAATTAACTAGGAGGGCTCAAGGCAACCTGCAGTGCTTACACCTGGTGGAATGCCCAAGAATTACAGATGATGGTCTGAAGCGAGTGCTTGaaagtaatccaaggttaaccAAG CTGTGTGTGCCTGGATGTACAAGACTCAGTATTGAGGGAGTTGTAAATATGCTAAGAGCTTTCCAGTCTACTGGTACGCCGGGTATAAAGCACCTAAGAATTGGTGGACTCTATGGTGTGGCACACAAGCATTTTGAAGAGTTGAAGCTCTTGCTGGGCATTGATATTCATGAACAGAAGAATGCTCACAAGCCTCATTTTTATAATAGGGGAAACTTTTATCTCTTGGGTGACGATGATCGTGCCATTGATATTGAAACGTGTCCAAGATGCCAGAATTTGAGGCTGGTTTATGATTGCCCAGCAGATGGTTGTCAAGTGAAAGAAAATGCTGCTCAGGTATGCAGGGCTTGCACACTTTGCATCGCACGATGTGTTCAGTGTGGACGCTGCATTAATGACGGTGAATATGAAGAGACATTTTGTCTGGAATGGCTTTGCTCAGATTGTTTTAAGCAGCAACCGCAGTGCCAAGAGACTTCTAACTTATGTCTTCATGGCTAG
- the LOC117917241 gene encoding signal recognition particle subunit SRP72 isoform X1, with protein MAPKPKPKPTASSSSQPPPPIEDLFTSLNLHIQRSQFDQAVKVADQILLVAPSDEDAIRCKVVALIKEDRIDDALSTIQASQRLPIDLSFFKAYCLYRQNKLDESLESLKSQEGSSTAMLLESQILYRLGKMDACIDIYQKLQKSKIESLEINLVAGLVSAGRASDVQGTLDALRVKATSSFELAYNTACSLIERSKYKDAEQLLLSARRVGQETLMEDNLADDEIEIELAPLAVQLAYVQQLLGNTPEAMEAYTGIINRNLADESSLAVAVNNLVALKGPKDISDSLRKLDRLMEKGNGAKSFQLSNGLESKLSPKQRETIYTNRVLLLLHANRMDQARELVAALPDMFADSLMPVLLQAAVLVRENKSGKAEEILGQFAEKFPDKAKVVLLARAQIAAVAGHPQIAAESLSKIADIQHLPATVATIVSLKERAGDIDGAEAVFDSAIQWWSNAMTEDNKLTVIMQEAASFKLKHGREKEAARLYEELVKSHGSVQALIGLVTTAARVDVDKAEAYEKQLKPLPGLKGVDVESLERTSGAKHIQTDSRVGITEAYEESKNKEKAKKKRKRKPRYPKGFDPANPGPPPDPERWLPKRERSSYRPKRKDKRAAQVRGSQGAVVREKHEAAGSDTSANTSNSKSDQATTSKGSSQNAVASQSKPSSKSSKKKSRK; from the exons ATGGCGCCCAAGCCCAAGCCAAAGCCCACGGCTTCGTCGTCGTCACAGCCCCCACCTCCCATCGAAGACCTCTTCACGTCTCTCAACCTCCACATCCAGCGGTCCCAATTCGACCAGGCCGTCAAAGTCGCAG ATCAGATTCTCTTGGTTGCGCCCTCCGATGAGGACGCGATTCGGTGCAAGGTTGTGGCCTTGATCAAAGAAGATAGAATTGATGACGCGTTATCGACTATTCAAGCTTCGCAGAGGCTTCCGATTGATCTCAGTTTCTTCAAG GCATACTGTTTGTACAGGCAAAACAAGTTAGATGAGTCATTGGAATCCTTGAAAAGCCAAGAGGGAAGCTCCACAGCCATGTTGTTGGAGTCTCAGATTCTATATCGCTTAGGGAAAATGGATGCTTGTATTGATATTTATCAGAAGCTTCAGAAATCCAAGATTGAGTCGTTAGAGATAAACCTTGTTGCTGGTTTGGTGTCGGCTGGGAGAGCTTCTGACGTACAAGGAACGCTGGATGCCCTCAGAGTTAAAGCTACTAGCAGCTTTGAGTTGGCATACAACACTGCCTGTTCTTTGATAGAAAGGAGTAAGTACAAAGATGCTGAACAACTCTTGCTGTCAGCTCGAAG GGTTGGCCAGGAAACATTAATGGAAGACAATTTAGCTGATGATGAGATAGAGATTGAACTGGCTCCATTAGCTGTCCAGTTGGCATATGTTCAGCAG cTCCTTGGAAACACACCAGAGGCCATGGAAGCCTACACAGGCATTATTAACCGAAATCTGGCAGATGAATCGTCACTTGCTGTGGCAGTAAATAACCTTGTTGCATTAAAGGGTCCAAAAGATATTTCTGATAGCCTAAGGAAACTCGATCGGCTAATGGAAAAAGGCAATGGAGCTAAGAGCTTTCAGCTTTCTAATGGACTGGAGTCCAAACTTTCACCAAAACAAAGGGAAACAATATACACTAATCGTGTGCTTCTACTACTACATGCAAATAGGATGGATCAG gCTCGAGAACTTGTTGCTGCACTGCCAGACATGTTTGCGGACAGTTTGATGCCAGTTCTGCTTCAGGCTGCTGTTTTGGTTAGAGAGAACAAGAGTGGAAAAGCTGAAGAAATATTAGGGCAGTTTGCTGAGAAGTTCCCTGATAAGGCCAAGGTGGTTCTCCTTGCAAGGGCACAGATTGCTGCTGTAGCCGGTCACCCTCAAATTGCAGCTGAGTCCCTTAGTAAAATAGCTGACATTCAGCACTTGCCTGCTACAGTTGCCACCATTGTATCCCTTAAAGAGCGTGCTGGGGATATTGATGGTGCAGAAGCTGTTTTTGATTCTGCAATCCAATGGTGGTCAAATGCCATGACAGAAGATAACAAGCTCACTGTTATAATGCAAGAGGCTGCTTCCTTCAAACTCAAGCATGGGCGGGAGAAGGAGGCTGCCCGGCTATATGAAGAGCTTGTTAAAAGCCATGGAAGTGTACAGGCTTTGATTGGGCTGGTAACTACGGCTGCTCGTGTGGATGTTGACAAGGCTGAAGCTTATGAAAAACAGCTAAAACCATTGCCAGGTTTGAAGGGAGTTGATGTGGAGAGCTTGGAGAGGACTTCCGGTGCCAAACACATTCAAACTGATAGTCGTGTGGGTATCACTGAAGCATATGAAGAAAGTAAGAATAAGgagaaagcaaagaagaaaagaaagagaaagccAAGGTACCCTAAAGGATTTGACCCTGCAAACCCAGGCCCTCCACCAGACCCGGAGCGGTGGCTACCCAAGAGGGAGAGGTCTAGTTACAGGCCCAAGAGAAAGGACAAGAGAGCAGCTCAGGTGAGAGGCTCACAGGGTGCGGTTGTTAGAGAAAAACATGAAGCTGCTGGTTCAGACACTTCTGCCAATACGTCAAATTCAAAATCAGACCAAGCCACCACCTCCAAAGGTTCCTCACAGAACGCGGTTGCGTCACAATCCAAGCCTTCATCCAAGTCATCAAAGAAGAAGTCTAGGAAATAA
- the LOC117917241 gene encoding signal recognition particle subunit SRP72 isoform X2 codes for MAPKPKPKPTASSSSQPPPPIEDLFTSLNLHIQRSQFDQAVKVADQILLVAPSDEDAIRCKVVALIKEDRIDDALSTIQASQRLPIDLSFFKAYCLYRQNKLDESLESLKSQEGSSTAMLLESQILYRLGKMDACIDIYQKLQKSKIESLEINLVAGLVSAGRASDVQGTLDALRVKATSSFELAYNTACSLIERSKYKDAEQLLLSARRVGQETLMEDNLADDEIEIELAPLAVQLAYVQQLLGNTPEAMEAYTGIINRNLADESSLAVAVNNLVALKGPKDISDSLRKLDRLMEKGNGAKSFQLSNGLESKLSPKQRETIYTNRVLLLLHANRMDQARELVAALPDMFADSLMPVLLQAAVLVRENKSGKAEEILGQFAEKFPDKAKVVLLARAQIAAVAGHPQIAAESLSKIADIQHLPATVATIVSLKERAGDIDGAEAVFDSAIQWWSNAMTEDNKLTVIMQEAASFKLKHGREKEAARLYEELVKSHGSVQALIGLVTTAARVDVDKAEAYEKQLKPLPGLKGVDVESLERTSGAKHIQTDSRVGITEAYEESKNKEKAKKKRKRKPRYPKGFDPANPGPPPDPERWLPKRERSSYRPKRKDKRAAQVRGSQGAVVREKHEAAGSDTSANTSNSKSDQATTSKGSSQNAVASQSKPSSKSSKKKSRK; via the exons ATGGCGCCCAAGCCCAAGCCAAAGCCCACGGCTTCGTCGTCGTCACAGCCCCCACCTCCCATCGAAGACCTCTTCACGTCTCTCAACCTCCACATCCAGCGGTCCCAATTCGACCAGGCCGTCAAAGTC GCAGATCAGATTCTCTTGGTTGCGCCCTCCGATGAGGACGCGATTCGGTGCAAGGTTGTGGCCTTGATCAAAGAAGATAGAATTGATGACGCGTTATCGACTATTCAAGCTTCGCAGAGGCTTCCGATTGATCTCAGTTTCTTCAAG GCATACTGTTTGTACAGGCAAAACAAGTTAGATGAGTCATTGGAATCCTTGAAAAGCCAAGAGGGAAGCTCCACAGCCATGTTGTTGGAGTCTCAGATTCTATATCGCTTAGGGAAAATGGATGCTTGTATTGATATTTATCAGAAGCTTCAGAAATCCAAGATTGAGTCGTTAGAGATAAACCTTGTTGCTGGTTTGGTGTCGGCTGGGAGAGCTTCTGACGTACAAGGAACGCTGGATGCCCTCAGAGTTAAAGCTACTAGCAGCTTTGAGTTGGCATACAACACTGCCTGTTCTTTGATAGAAAGGAGTAAGTACAAAGATGCTGAACAACTCTTGCTGTCAGCTCGAAG GGTTGGCCAGGAAACATTAATGGAAGACAATTTAGCTGATGATGAGATAGAGATTGAACTGGCTCCATTAGCTGTCCAGTTGGCATATGTTCAGCAG cTCCTTGGAAACACACCAGAGGCCATGGAAGCCTACACAGGCATTATTAACCGAAATCTGGCAGATGAATCGTCACTTGCTGTGGCAGTAAATAACCTTGTTGCATTAAAGGGTCCAAAAGATATTTCTGATAGCCTAAGGAAACTCGATCGGCTAATGGAAAAAGGCAATGGAGCTAAGAGCTTTCAGCTTTCTAATGGACTGGAGTCCAAACTTTCACCAAAACAAAGGGAAACAATATACACTAATCGTGTGCTTCTACTACTACATGCAAATAGGATGGATCAG gCTCGAGAACTTGTTGCTGCACTGCCAGACATGTTTGCGGACAGTTTGATGCCAGTTCTGCTTCAGGCTGCTGTTTTGGTTAGAGAGAACAAGAGTGGAAAAGCTGAAGAAATATTAGGGCAGTTTGCTGAGAAGTTCCCTGATAAGGCCAAGGTGGTTCTCCTTGCAAGGGCACAGATTGCTGCTGTAGCCGGTCACCCTCAAATTGCAGCTGAGTCCCTTAGTAAAATAGCTGACATTCAGCACTTGCCTGCTACAGTTGCCACCATTGTATCCCTTAAAGAGCGTGCTGGGGATATTGATGGTGCAGAAGCTGTTTTTGATTCTGCAATCCAATGGTGGTCAAATGCCATGACAGAAGATAACAAGCTCACTGTTATAATGCAAGAGGCTGCTTCCTTCAAACTCAAGCATGGGCGGGAGAAGGAGGCTGCCCGGCTATATGAAGAGCTTGTTAAAAGCCATGGAAGTGTACAGGCTTTGATTGGGCTGGTAACTACGGCTGCTCGTGTGGATGTTGACAAGGCTGAAGCTTATGAAAAACAGCTAAAACCATTGCCAGGTTTGAAGGGAGTTGATGTGGAGAGCTTGGAGAGGACTTCCGGTGCCAAACACATTCAAACTGATAGTCGTGTGGGTATCACTGAAGCATATGAAGAAAGTAAGAATAAGgagaaagcaaagaagaaaagaaagagaaagccAAGGTACCCTAAAGGATTTGACCCTGCAAACCCAGGCCCTCCACCAGACCCGGAGCGGTGGCTACCCAAGAGGGAGAGGTCTAGTTACAGGCCCAAGAGAAAGGACAAGAGAGCAGCTCAGGTGAGAGGCTCACAGGGTGCGGTTGTTAGAGAAAAACATGAAGCTGCTGGTTCAGACACTTCTGCCAATACGTCAAATTCAAAATCAGACCAAGCCACCACCTCCAAAGGTTCCTCACAGAACGCGGTTGCGTCACAATCCAAGCCTTCATCCAAGTCATCAAAGAAGAAGTCTAGGAAATAA